The uncultured Desulfobulbus sp. genome window below encodes:
- the glgB gene encoding 1,4-alpha-glucan branching protein GlgB translates to MKDNVPAGQVVPADWLSHFDRYLISEGTHERAYEKLGSHLIRFGQDTGVVFAVWAPNARQVALVGDFNHWDGNSHPMSPSDSGIWTIFLPGLSEFSVYKYRITSQSGEEQDKADPYGFAMEERPRTGSVVADLDRYQWQDQAWLAGRKDRQALNAPISIYEVHLGSWRKVADKQWGTRYLSYKELAATLIPYVVDMGYTHIELLPIAEHPFDGSWGYQVLGFYAPTSRFGAPEDFMHFVDQCHAAGLGVILDWVPAHFPKDGAGLNQFDGTQLYAHANPLQGEHQDWGTMIFNYARNEVRSFLISNALFWIDKYHIDGLRVDAVASMLYLDYSREDGQWIPNEYGGRENLAAITFLQKVNEVVHGLFPGVLTIAEESTSWPMVSRPTYLGGLGFSLKWNMGWMHDTLGYMAKDPLYRRFHHNQMTFGMLYAFQENFVLPISHDEVVHGKGSLLGKMSGDEWQKFANLRAYLAFMWGYSGKKLLFMGCEFGQWQEWNHDTGLEWEALNAPTHLGVQRLVRDLNLVYRHEPALYQVDFEWNGFQWIDANDTDNSVFSFIRYSEDRTQHVIIITNLTPVVRRGYRIGVPHSGNYIELINSDLEIYGGSGVDNGTNLMSQNIASHTYDQSLSLTLPPLATLILQPHQE, encoded by the coding sequence ATGAAAGACAATGTCCCAGCTGGACAGGTTGTGCCGGCAGATTGGCTCAGTCATTTTGACCGCTATCTGATCAGCGAAGGCACCCACGAGCGTGCCTACGAAAAACTTGGTTCGCACCTCATCCGTTTTGGTCAGGACACTGGTGTCGTCTTTGCAGTCTGGGCACCCAACGCTCGCCAGGTCGCTTTAGTTGGTGATTTCAATCACTGGGATGGAAATAGCCACCCCATGTCCCCTTCAGACAGTGGTATCTGGACCATTTTTCTGCCTGGTCTCTCTGAATTTTCTGTTTATAAATACCGTATTACTAGCCAATCGGGTGAAGAACAAGACAAGGCCGATCCCTACGGATTTGCCATGGAAGAGCGGCCTCGCACCGGTTCTGTCGTGGCCGACCTTGACCGCTATCAGTGGCAGGACCAAGCCTGGCTCGCCGGACGCAAAGATCGTCAGGCTTTAAATGCGCCTATTTCCATTTATGAGGTCCACTTGGGCTCTTGGCGCAAGGTTGCCGACAAACAATGGGGAACACGCTATCTCAGCTATAAGGAGCTGGCCGCAACCCTGATTCCCTATGTGGTGGATATGGGATACACCCATATCGAGCTGCTGCCCATCGCAGAACATCCTTTTGATGGCTCCTGGGGCTACCAGGTGCTGGGCTTCTATGCCCCAACCTCACGCTTCGGTGCCCCGGAAGATTTCATGCACTTCGTGGATCAGTGCCACGCTGCAGGCCTAGGGGTGATTCTTGACTGGGTCCCAGCCCATTTTCCCAAGGACGGTGCCGGGCTCAATCAGTTTGACGGAACCCAGCTCTACGCCCATGCCAACCCCCTCCAGGGCGAGCACCAGGACTGGGGTACCATGATTTTCAACTACGCCCGCAATGAGGTTCGCTCATTTCTGATCTCAAATGCCCTGTTCTGGATCGACAAATACCATATCGATGGCCTGCGGGTGGATGCAGTGGCCTCCATGCTTTATTTGGACTACTCCCGTGAAGATGGTCAATGGATTCCCAATGAATATGGTGGCCGGGAAAACCTTGCCGCGATTACCTTTCTCCAGAAAGTCAACGAGGTGGTCCACGGACTCTTTCCAGGTGTCCTGACCATAGCCGAAGAATCCACCTCCTGGCCCATGGTCAGTCGCCCCACCTATCTTGGTGGACTTGGTTTCAGCCTCAAATGGAACATGGGCTGGATGCACGACACCCTGGGCTACATGGCAAAAGATCCGCTCTACCGCCGCTTTCACCACAACCAAATGACCTTTGGCATGCTCTACGCCTTTCAGGAAAACTTTGTTTTACCTATCAGCCACGACGAGGTGGTGCATGGCAAGGGCTCTTTGCTAGGCAAAATGAGCGGTGATGAATGGCAGAAGTTTGCCAACCTTCGTGCCTATCTCGCCTTCATGTGGGGGTATTCCGGGAAAAAACTCCTTTTTATGGGCTGTGAATTTGGCCAGTGGCAGGAATGGAATCACGACACCGGCCTGGAGTGGGAAGCCCTCAATGCCCCGACGCATCTTGGTGTCCAACGCCTGGTCCGGGATCTCAACCTGGTCTATCGCCATGAACCCGCGCTCTATCAGGTCGATTTTGAGTGGAACGGTTTCCAATGGATTGATGCCAATGATACTGATAACTCGGTGTTCTCCTTTATTCGCTACTCGGAAGATCGTACGCAGCATGTCATTATTATCACCAATCTGACCCCTGTTGTCCGTCGGGGATATCGAATTGGTGTTCCCCACAGTGGTAACTACATAGAACTGATCAATTCAGATCTCGAAATTTATGGTGGCAGTGGCGTGGATAATGGAACCAATCTCATGAGTCAAAATATCGCAAGTCATACCTACGATCAAAGCCTGTCGCTCACCCTGCCGCCGCTGGCAACACTTATTCTCCAACCACATCAGGAGTAA
- a CDS encoding CPBP family glutamic-type intramembrane protease — protein sequence MITNRQLILPYAAPYLAYVGIASIPEHVLPMEVSYSLRLIAVPLLLFWGWRWYCPILGPRPLWGSVITGSIAGIVGLILWIVLLAPFTSPEETEPWSLVAFLFRLLSAGLVVPIFEELMMRGFVFRLALQWDQLRKKGSKDPLHTALDEHNINEIKPGAWSWAAVLFSTLAFTSGHTTQEWPAAVAYGLLMTFLWVWRKDLIACITAHAITNITLAWFVYATGSWQYW from the coding sequence ATGATCACCAACCGGCAACTGATTCTGCCCTATGCAGCTCCCTACCTCGCCTATGTGGGGATTGCCTCCATCCCGGAACATGTATTGCCCATGGAGGTGAGCTATTCCCTCAGGCTCATTGCGGTCCCCCTTCTACTTTTTTGGGGCTGGCGCTGGTACTGCCCCATTCTGGGGCCACGTCCGCTCTGGGGCTCCGTGATTACGGGATCCATTGCCGGAATTGTCGGCCTGATTCTTTGGATTGTCCTGCTTGCTCCCTTTACCTCGCCTGAAGAAACTGAGCCTTGGTCTCTTGTCGCTTTTCTTTTTCGTCTGCTCAGTGCCGGACTTGTTGTCCCCATTTTTGAAGAGTTGATGATGCGAGGATTTGTGTTTCGCCTGGCTCTGCAGTGGGACCAACTCCGAAAAAAAGGCTCAAAGGACCCTCTCCACACGGCCCTTGATGAACACAACATCAATGAGATCAAACCTGGCGCCTGGTCCTGGGCTGCAGTGCTCTTCTCAACCCTGGCATTTACCTCTGGCCACACCACCCAGGAATGGCCTGCAGCAGTCGCTTATGGACTGCTCATGACTTTTTTATGGGTTTGGCGAAAAGACCTCATCGCCTGCATCACGGCCCACGCGATCACAAATATCACCCTGGCTTGGTTCGTCTATGCAACCGGCTCTTGGCAATACTGGTAA
- a CDS encoding OmpA family protein — protein MKTRLILVSIAGVAAYVVLANFNSKVIEESSLSEQKLPAITHSQTVEKPTDLEIKTDAQATAPTEAPAPVPQEVITEPETAESTPQLEHQEQTPVSAPVVVEAEDIIDAEVLEKAPVPAAPVAEKLEASESGQETDIETAPGLAKEVKILKQLPEHPTASITGLKEELAAAQAKQEATEQELTVLQENIQTKEQELQKIQNEKQARDAALKEKTAELDNTLYKLQALRQEANAQPQATSTIQMLLEERSRELATLKESAAAQLAAAQKQLAALKKNNGEKIATLQAEKQQLEEQLAHLEEKSEAEATSVVESYAATQKAVVEKEQQIQQLSSETLPLEEQLQRLKLQLQAASRKQASTEGQVQELEQALQEKEGTISSLTTQAQQLQEELTQSTNKLAAVDREQDKSTQNLRALNDQLSAKEQELASLQATQNKLEEKLKTTQGTLEAATVTRTENEKTIGALQGDIAARETTIQEMQASAKALTFELKKTAARLDAVTSQQEQTDSTANGLQQQLLAKEQKLAEMSVTLEELQGELNTSKDLLQALKAKQEATTTQVQTLEQQGKELQQQLTAAQAANATLQDELKAAHDTLRTASEQQAADQEIRQQLEARVEENQQKFNTLQAVKESLQKDYDTAIGELLDANTKLAEANTAVATSQENLAQQKNQMATMTAQRQEVESKLAETSAQLAQQMKLLAASTKQIEELQQTIATKTTDIEQLQASSTDTQAKLAATQEQLVALQRVQEESLQNIAELKDTLAQKEESIAAMVTERQKLQDKLAASALQLEEAQNQQLQTAQSVSELQTQASTQVEKISAMNDAAQALENQLNAATEQLLAVQAKQEESQVQIANLTQALHTKEEKLTSLQEQTSTLEADIADKEAQIGALTPEISALETKVDRLQQEVTAAHEQQAETEAKLTQSQTALAEKEAERTALIKEKALLQSSLEVTTTALKETQNVIEGLRQKVEEQSQALTKLQLNLDDKVAEIETLKQQSAADIEELQGQIAALNEQKTQQEAVLQEKIEALDAARAQVASLEEEVGKHPQALAQMQEKIDGKAAEIKQLQVSNGERQQALEAAQAQLAQVQEQVRTLQDNLNATKNQLATALVKQEEAKVVAAKLNAAHDTNIGLTSQLTALRDENRRLLQYKKTYDLNEEAVASATKLKQKVLSLQGKIADLNNELIEKDSALRKASHENQQMGALQEQLNALTTQVEAGNTSLAEVQAQKSELETQLAAAQAEITASEELKAALEEKSSALQEAQAKLAGEGNGEAEQLASLQAQLAESEATKKAAQEKIIQNEAAVAELTTNLDTNKEQLMALQAELTGAQQTIQDLQTKALVAMPSGKVAGLEQQVATLETQISELTTTSKEMHTELEAAKTLAESKSTAAEAANQKVEELLAANEQLRLQLAQQASQEEAIEQQEEKAGAEAQEAAENVPEATVADTTPEPEEAPAPVIADADQDGVADAVDLCPESAVGTPVNALGCPKGTGIVIEGVTFPSGTTVFSEASKKPLDRVVEALKAVPSLKVEVAGYTDSAGNAKYNLYLSKQRSQAVANYFSSNGIAKDRMVVTGYGQDNPIADNGTAAGRRQNRRVELHTLAQ, from the coding sequence ATGAAAACCCGTCTCATACTCGTCTCCATTGCTGGTGTTGCCGCCTATGTAGTGCTCGCCAATTTCAACAGTAAAGTGATCGAAGAGTCCAGTCTCTCCGAACAGAAACTTCCGGCGATTACGCATTCACAAACTGTGGAGAAACCGACTGACCTCGAAATAAAAACAGACGCACAGGCTACAGCCCCTACAGAAGCACCTGCCCCAGTACCGCAAGAGGTGATTACCGAGCCCGAAACTGCAGAATCCACCCCGCAGCTTGAGCATCAGGAACAAACGCCCGTGTCGGCACCTGTTGTCGTCGAGGCAGAAGACATCATTGACGCTGAGGTATTGGAAAAAGCTCCGGTCCCGGCCGCCCCAGTAGCGGAAAAGCTGGAAGCAAGTGAAAGCGGGCAAGAGACCGACATTGAGACCGCACCAGGCTTAGCGAAAGAAGTAAAGATACTTAAACAGCTTCCAGAACACCCAACCGCCAGTATTACCGGTCTCAAAGAGGAACTCGCTGCGGCTCAGGCAAAACAGGAAGCAACTGAGCAAGAACTGACTGTGCTTCAGGAAAATATTCAAACCAAAGAACAAGAACTTCAAAAGATCCAAAACGAGAAACAGGCAAGGGATGCGGCGCTCAAAGAGAAAACCGCTGAATTAGACAATACCCTCTACAAACTCCAGGCTCTTCGTCAGGAGGCAAATGCCCAGCCCCAGGCGACGTCCACTATCCAGATGTTACTGGAGGAGCGCTCGCGAGAACTCGCAACCTTAAAAGAAAGTGCAGCCGCGCAACTTGCCGCTGCTCAGAAACAGCTTGCTGCTCTCAAAAAAAATAACGGCGAAAAGATCGCTACCTTGCAAGCGGAGAAACAGCAGCTTGAAGAGCAGCTGGCTCACCTTGAAGAAAAAAGCGAGGCCGAAGCAACATCCGTTGTAGAATCATACGCTGCAACCCAAAAGGCTGTTGTTGAAAAAGAACAACAAATCCAGCAGCTGAGTTCGGAGACGCTTCCCCTTGAAGAACAGCTGCAGCGCCTGAAGCTGCAACTGCAGGCTGCCTCCAGAAAACAGGCTTCAACTGAAGGCCAGGTACAAGAACTGGAGCAGGCCCTTCAGGAGAAAGAAGGAACTATCAGCTCTTTGACAACGCAGGCTCAGCAACTCCAAGAGGAGCTTACTCAGTCCACCAACAAGCTTGCAGCCGTCGATAGAGAGCAGGATAAGTCCACACAGAATCTACGCGCTCTCAATGATCAGCTGAGTGCTAAAGAACAGGAACTGGCCTCTCTACAGGCAACACAAAACAAGCTAGAGGAAAAACTGAAGACAACCCAAGGAACGCTTGAGGCAGCAACGGTCACACGCACGGAAAATGAGAAAACCATCGGTGCTCTCCAAGGGGATATAGCTGCTCGAGAAACAACAATCCAGGAAATGCAGGCGTCAGCCAAAGCACTCACCTTTGAGTTGAAAAAGACCGCAGCCCGCCTGGATGCTGTAACCTCCCAACAGGAGCAAACAGACAGCACTGCAAACGGTCTTCAACAACAGCTTTTAGCCAAAGAGCAAAAGCTTGCCGAGATGTCGGTTACCCTGGAGGAGCTGCAGGGAGAGTTGAACACCTCTAAGGATTTGCTCCAGGCACTAAAGGCCAAGCAGGAAGCAACCACAACCCAAGTACAAACCCTTGAGCAACAGGGTAAGGAGCTGCAACAGCAACTGACCGCTGCCCAGGCCGCCAATGCGACACTTCAAGATGAACTCAAAGCAGCGCATGATACCCTCCGGACAGCATCAGAACAGCAGGCCGCAGACCAGGAGATTCGACAGCAGCTTGAAGCCCGTGTTGAGGAAAATCAGCAAAAATTCAATACTCTCCAGGCAGTTAAAGAATCCCTGCAAAAGGATTATGACACGGCAATAGGTGAGTTGCTGGATGCGAACACCAAGCTGGCTGAGGCCAACACGGCAGTAGCGACCTCACAAGAGAACTTGGCGCAGCAAAAAAATCAGATGGCGACGATGACAGCGCAGCGCCAGGAGGTAGAAAGCAAGCTGGCTGAGACCTCTGCACAGCTGGCACAACAAATGAAATTGTTGGCAGCCAGTACCAAACAAATCGAAGAACTGCAACAGACTATCGCAACCAAAACGACAGATATTGAGCAGCTCCAGGCAAGCTCAACTGACACCCAGGCCAAGCTTGCAGCTACCCAGGAACAACTGGTTGCTCTGCAGAGAGTGCAGGAAGAGAGTCTTCAGAATATTGCCGAACTCAAAGATACGCTTGCTCAAAAGGAAGAATCCATTGCAGCCATGGTGACTGAGCGTCAGAAACTGCAGGACAAACTGGCGGCAAGCGCGCTGCAGTTGGAGGAAGCACAGAACCAACAGCTGCAAACTGCACAGAGTGTGAGTGAGCTGCAAACACAAGCCTCGACTCAGGTAGAAAAAATTTCTGCAATGAACGATGCGGCTCAAGCACTTGAAAATCAGCTCAACGCAGCCACCGAGCAACTTCTGGCAGTCCAGGCAAAGCAAGAGGAGAGTCAGGTCCAGATCGCCAACTTAACTCAAGCGCTGCACACCAAAGAGGAAAAGCTCACCTCACTCCAAGAGCAGACAAGCACCCTTGAGGCTGACATTGCCGATAAAGAGGCACAAATCGGAGCGCTTACCCCAGAGATCTCTGCGTTAGAGACAAAGGTTGACCGACTCCAGCAGGAGGTAACTGCAGCTCATGAGCAGCAGGCTGAAACTGAGGCAAAGCTGACCCAATCACAAACAGCACTCGCGGAAAAAGAGGCAGAGCGTACAGCGCTGATCAAAGAAAAAGCTTTGTTACAGAGTTCGCTTGAGGTCACGACCACAGCTCTGAAAGAAACGCAGAATGTGATTGAAGGCCTGCGCCAAAAGGTGGAGGAACAATCTCAAGCCCTTACAAAGCTCCAGCTAAACCTGGATGACAAGGTTGCTGAAATCGAGACGTTGAAACAACAATCAGCAGCCGACATTGAAGAACTACAAGGCCAGATAGCCGCCCTCAACGAGCAGAAAACTCAGCAGGAAGCTGTGCTTCAGGAGAAGATCGAAGCTCTTGATGCAGCCCGGGCCCAGGTGGCGAGCCTGGAGGAGGAGGTTGGCAAACATCCCCAGGCGCTTGCCCAGATGCAGGAAAAAATTGATGGTAAGGCAGCTGAAATTAAGCAACTTCAAGTAAGTAACGGCGAGCGGCAACAGGCCCTTGAAGCGGCTCAGGCTCAGCTTGCTCAGGTCCAGGAACAGGTACGCACCCTTCAGGACAATCTCAACGCCACCAAAAATCAACTGGCCACCGCCCTTGTCAAGCAAGAGGAAGCCAAGGTGGTCGCAGCCAAGCTCAATGCTGCCCATGATACTAATATCGGGCTCACCAGTCAGCTAACTGCTTTGCGGGACGAAAATAGACGCCTCTTACAGTACAAAAAAACCTATGACCTCAATGAAGAGGCAGTTGCCAGTGCCACCAAGCTGAAACAAAAGGTTCTTTCCCTCCAGGGAAAAATTGCTGATTTGAACAATGAGCTGATCGAAAAAGACAGTGCATTGCGTAAAGCCTCCCACGAAAATCAGCAAATGGGTGCATTGCAGGAACAACTCAACGCACTCACCACCCAGGTGGAAGCGGGCAATACGTCCCTTGCCGAGGTGCAGGCACAAAAATCTGAGCTAGAAACGCAGCTCGCAGCGGCACAGGCAGAAATAACTGCAAGTGAAGAACTCAAAGCAGCGCTTGAGGAAAAATCCTCGGCTCTGCAAGAGGCTCAAGCCAAACTGGCAGGAGAAGGGAATGGTGAAGCCGAGCAACTGGCCTCGCTTCAGGCCCAGCTTGCAGAAAGCGAGGCCACCAAAAAGGCTGCTCAGGAAAAAATTATTCAAAACGAAGCAGCTGTGGCCGAGTTGACAACCAACCTGGATACTAACAAAGAGCAATTGATGGCCCTCCAGGCAGAACTGACCGGTGCTCAGCAAACCATTCAGGACCTGCAAACCAAAGCCTTAGTGGCAATGCCTTCTGGTAAGGTTGCAGGCCTTGAGCAACAGGTGGCAACGCTGGAGACACAAATTTCCGAACTAACAACCACAAGCAAAGAGATGCACACAGAGCTTGAAGCAGCTAAAACGCTGGCTGAAAGCAAATCGACTGCCGCCGAAGCTGCAAATCAAAAAGTCGAGGAACTGCTGGCGGCCAATGAGCAGCTGCGCCTCCAGCTTGCGCAACAGGCCAGCCAGGAAGAAGCAATCGAGCAGCAAGAGGAGAAAGCTGGAGCCGAAGCCCAAGAGGCTGCAGAAAACGTCCCGGAAGCAACTGTTGCAGACACCACTCCCGAGCCTGAGGAGGCACCGGCTCCTGTGATCGCTGATGCCGACCAGGATGGCGTTGCCGACGCTGTTGATCTCTGCCCGGAAAGCGCTGTGGGAACTCCAGTCAACGCACTGGGGTGCCCGAAAGGTACAGGTATCGTCATCGAAGGTGTGACCTTCCCCTCAGGAACGACGGTTTTCTCCGAAGCATCCAAAAAACCGCTTGATCGCGTGGTTGAAGCCCTTAAAGCCGTACCGAGCCTGAAGGTTGAGGTAGCGGGCTATACCGACTCTGCAGGCAACGCCAAGTACAACCTCTACCTCAGTAAACAACGCTCCCAGGCTGTAGCCAACTACTTCAGCAGCAACGGTATTGCCAAGGATCGGATGGTGGTCACTGGTTATGGCCAGGATAATCCCATTGCCGACAACGGTACCGCCGCCGGACGTCGGCAAAACCGCCGGGTTGAACTCCATACTCTGGCGCAGTAA
- a CDS encoding iron-containing alcohol dehydrogenase, whose protein sequence is MHNFVYHNPTKILFGQKTLSALGPETAAWGRKALFVYGKKSCKQSGLYDRVLQLLHETDITVIEHGGVQSNPLLSHVRLGIERAKNEGIEVVVAVGGGSVLDTAKAIAAGSVVPHDVWKFFTGKKGVKGTLPVVTVPTLAASGSEMNSGMVLTNNQTREKFGFGHRLLFPKVSILDPELTFSVPPDFTAYGAVDALSHVLEFYLTTQERETRVQDRLMEGLMENAISGCNRCLNNPRDYNARADLMWTSALALNGLTASGLGRVGFPMHLIEHSMSALYDVAHGAGLAVVMLGWLRAHVESHAARIAELGHRVFQIREENEFSTAQQTIRSLHDWLLAIGVPTTLEELGIDPLEIEHLAENTQGLARVWRLREYSPQRVAAILGFCTNKYPLNP, encoded by the coding sequence ATGCATAACTTCGTCTATCATAACCCAACCAAGATTCTCTTTGGTCAGAAAACACTCAGCGCCCTTGGCCCGGAGACAGCCGCCTGGGGAAGAAAAGCGCTGTTTGTTTACGGAAAAAAAAGCTGCAAACAAAGCGGGCTCTACGACAGGGTTCTTCAGTTGCTCCACGAGACCGATATCACCGTGATTGAACATGGAGGCGTCCAGTCCAATCCCCTGCTCTCCCATGTTCGTTTAGGGATAGAACGAGCCAAGAACGAAGGCATTGAGGTTGTTGTTGCTGTGGGTGGTGGATCTGTTTTGGACACGGCCAAGGCCATTGCCGCAGGTAGCGTGGTACCCCATGATGTCTGGAAATTTTTCACCGGCAAAAAAGGAGTAAAAGGAACACTTCCGGTAGTGACCGTGCCCACCCTGGCGGCTTCGGGCTCAGAGATGAATTCGGGGATGGTCCTGACCAATAACCAAACCCGGGAAAAATTTGGTTTTGGCCACCGGCTGCTCTTTCCTAAAGTTTCCATCTTAGATCCAGAGCTGACCTTTTCCGTCCCCCCTGATTTTACCGCCTATGGAGCTGTGGACGCCTTGAGTCATGTACTGGAATTTTACCTCACCACCCAGGAACGAGAAACCCGTGTCCAGGACAGGTTGATGGAAGGGTTGATGGAAAATGCCATCTCCGGGTGTAACCGCTGCCTGAACAATCCCCGGGATTACAACGCCCGTGCCGATCTCATGTGGACCTCTGCCCTGGCACTCAACGGACTTACGGCCTCAGGTCTTGGCCGAGTTGGTTTTCCCATGCACCTGATCGAACATTCCATGAGTGCACTCTATGATGTTGCCCACGGAGCCGGACTTGCCGTGGTCATGCTGGGATGGCTTCGAGCCCATGTTGAGTCCCATGCTGCTCGGATCGCAGAACTCGGCCACCGAGTCTTCCAGATCAGAGAAGAAAACGAATTCTCTACTGCCCAGCAAACCATTAGATCACTTCATGATTGGCTCCTGGCCATCGGGGTCCCCACCACTCTGGAAGAACTGGGCATAGATCCTCTGGAGATTGAACACCTTGCAGAAAACACGCAGGGTCTTGCTCGAGTCTGGCGCCTGCGCGAATACAGCCCACAACGGGTGGCTGCAATTCTAGGGTTCTGTACCAACAAATATCCCCTGAATCCGTGA
- a CDS encoding DUF2062 domain-containing protein, with protein sequence MSLKRIARFYTLRFKRLQGSPHSLALGAAIGSAVGATPTLPFHNILILAFTLSSRSNPIAGILSANVVSNPLTFGPQYYLAWEIGDFLLPGRLSWEKISNTLNLIKHQGLLESLSTLRDMGGDTVLVMLTGGLVLAIPSGLITYFFVYRFFIRLRARRQKKHLLNN encoded by the coding sequence ATGAGCCTTAAACGTATTGCCCGATTTTACACCCTTCGTTTCAAACGCCTGCAAGGCTCCCCCCATTCGCTTGCCTTGGGGGCAGCCATTGGATCTGCCGTTGGAGCCACCCCCACTCTCCCCTTCCACAATATCCTCATCCTTGCCTTTACCCTCAGCTCGCGCTCCAATCCCATTGCGGGGATTCTTTCCGCCAATGTGGTCAGCAATCCGCTCACCTTTGGACCGCAGTATTACCTGGCCTGGGAGATAGGCGACTTTCTTTTACCCGGCCGCCTCAGCTGGGAGAAAATCAGCAACACACTGAACCTGATCAAGCACCAGGGATTGCTGGAGAGCCTCTCCACACTGCGCGATATGGGGGGAGATACGGTGCTGGTCATGCTGACGGGTGGCTTGGTTTTGGCAATCCCCAGTGGCCTGATCACCTATTTTTTCGTGTACCGTTTTTTCATTAGGCTCAGAGCACGGCGACAAAAAAAGCACCTGCTCAACAATTAA